A single window of Candidatus Obscuribacter sp. DNA harbors:
- a CDS encoding PLP-dependent aminotransferase family protein, which produces MLIDEFDLNMDAASTISASKQMADALKCAIIKGAIRPGFVLPSVRDLAGQLNISRSTASRAIEALSAQGYVVAERGSGTRVASHLPGQSQELLPASIVARDVALSRFGEWLKQRHEIGKTSTKLHYDGPRLRDLPLNIWRELLVKHCRSTIDEEVSYVPEPFGFPPLREAYVSYLIRARAAKVTQERLAVFASRNLRLDLICRLLLDEGDVIAMEDPGFFVGREQFLAIGAKVVPIDVDGQGMVVEQLETLAVPPRLIYCTPSHQAPTGAVMPMGRRKKLLDYAAAHDAYIIEDDYDSEFRYDGRPLPCLQGMDTNDRTIYLSCLWTVMAPVSRIGFMVVPETLVAAMNAAKCLVERDVSLVEQAAIADFINEGHLEKLIRRQRTKHAAQRQIVINKLESILGKSVWIAPESAGLEVLVRFETAYHSEQIEKAIADSGMPMYSTAAYYMSAPRPLEYVIAFAGTDEEELSLIVEKFASQLARLA; this is translated from the coding sequence ATGCTCATTGACGAATTTGACTTGAACATGGATGCGGCCTCGACCATTTCAGCTAGCAAGCAAATGGCTGATGCGCTTAAATGCGCAATTATCAAAGGTGCGATCAGACCTGGTTTTGTTTTGCCATCGGTCAGGGATCTGGCGGGACAACTCAATATCTCGCGCTCCACTGCATCTCGGGCTATTGAAGCGCTCTCGGCGCAGGGCTATGTAGTAGCTGAGCGAGGCTCTGGGACCAGGGTGGCATCACATCTACCGGGGCAATCACAGGAGTTATTGCCAGCTAGTATCGTGGCTAGAGACGTTGCGCTCTCGCGCTTTGGCGAGTGGCTAAAACAGCGCCATGAGATCGGTAAGACCTCGACTAAACTGCACTATGACGGTCCTCGTTTGCGTGATTTGCCCCTCAATATCTGGCGCGAGCTGTTGGTCAAACACTGTCGCTCCACCATTGACGAAGAAGTCTCGTATGTACCTGAACCTTTTGGTTTCCCGCCTTTGCGAGAGGCCTATGTCTCTTATCTTATTCGCGCTCGTGCCGCCAAAGTGACACAGGAGAGGCTTGCCGTCTTTGCTTCGCGCAATTTACGATTGGATTTGATTTGTCGACTATTGTTGGACGAAGGCGACGTAATTGCTATGGAAGACCCGGGCTTTTTTGTCGGCAGAGAACAATTCCTTGCTATCGGTGCCAAGGTAGTGCCAATAGATGTGGACGGACAAGGTATGGTGGTGGAGCAGCTAGAGACGCTGGCTGTGCCGCCCAGATTGATATATTGCACACCCAGTCACCAGGCGCCCACTGGAGCGGTGATGCCTATGGGGAGACGCAAAAAGCTGCTCGATTACGCTGCGGCTCATGATGCTTACATCATTGAGGATGACTACGATAGTGAGTTTAGATATGATGGGCGACCTCTGCCATGCTTGCAGGGCATGGATACAAACGATCGCACCATTTATCTTTCTTGCCTCTGGACTGTAATGGCTCCTGTTTCTCGCATTGGTTTTATGGTGGTGCCAGAGACCCTCGTGGCTGCTATGAATGCTGCTAAATGTCTAGTGGAGCGCGATGTCAGTCTGGTAGAACAAGCAGCGATTGCGGACTTTATCAATGAAGGGCATTTAGAAAAACTGATCAGACGGCAGCGTACAAAACACGCAGCGCAAAGACAGATAGTAATAAATAAGCTTGAGAGTATATTAGGTAAATCAGTCTGGATCGCTCCTGAGAGCGCTGGGCTGGAAGTACTGGTGCGATTTGAAACGGCATATCATAGCGAGCAAATAGAAAAAGCAATCGCGGATAGTGGTATGCCCATGTATAGCACTGCGGCCTATTATATGAGCGCTCCCAGACCGCTTGAATACGTTATTGCTTTTGCTGGTACTGATGAAGAAGAACTGTCTTTGATAGTGGAGAAGTTTGCCAGTCAGTTAGCTCGTTTGGCATGA